From one Chitinivorax sp. B genomic stretch:
- a CDS encoding DUF3969 family protein, translating into MKNEKLYRLERLLFIISIGLCHCVRSGAIDVDEAGDYLFNPLLLTKLQLAGASEEAQELIRLGLEIEDTEMLMPENLGRDLDKLLKWASERLKESPESASLSDKWFTVNLEEFIQK; encoded by the coding sequence ATGAAAAACGAGAAGCTGTATAGACTGGAAAGACTATTGTTCATAATCAGTATTGGGCTTTGTCATTGTGTAAGATCCGGTGCGATTGATGTTGATGAGGCTGGAGATTATTTATTTAACCCGTTATTGTTGACCAAGTTGCAATTGGCTGGGGCAAGTGAAGAGGCGCAGGAGTTGATAAGGCTAGGTCTTGAAATTGAAGATACGGAAATGTTAATGCCAGAGAACTTGGGGCGAGATCTAGATAAACTTCTTAAATGGGCAAGCGAAAGATTAAAAGAAAGTCCTGAATCTGCATCTCTATCGGATAAGTGGTTTACTGTAAATCTTGAGGAATTTATACAAAAGTAA
- a CDS encoding DUF3969 family protein, protein MYEEIYRLERIFYLLSIGLCHAIKNGAIDIDEAERYLYSPLMMRLLKEEGASDVLHDLIHAGTELEDTESLAPASLGKELDEMISRAMQTLKESPVPKPMFDKWFNPIFERNKH, encoded by the coding sequence ATGTATGAAGAGATTTACAGGTTGGAGAGGATTTTCTACTTGCTAAGTATTGGGTTGTGCCATGCCATTAAGAATGGCGCCATCGATATTGATGAGGCGGAAAGATATTTATATAGCCCATTGATGATGAGATTGTTGAAGGAGGAAGGAGCGAGTGATGTGTTGCATGATTTAATTCATGCGGGAACTGAGTTAGAGGATACGGAAAGTTTGGCTCCTGCCAGTCTTGGAAAAGAGCTTGATGAAATGATATCAAGGGCAATGCAGACCCTCAAGGAGTCTCCCGTACCAAAGCCCATGTTCGATAAATGGTTTAATCCTATTTTTGAAAGAAATAAGCATTAA